In a single window of the Allobranchiibius huperziae genome:
- a CDS encoding urease accessory protein UreD — protein sequence MTDRETVVRVESCGSEPARVHLRTGVLAPRLVARTADAVEVALVATTATLLGGDHARVRLEVGAGCRLVVRDVAATVAYDGRGGTALWDNVIDVEKGGVLVWQAEPFVVSDGADVRRSTRAEVAEGGRLLLRDTVGIGRSGQAGGALRCRTRMTYDGTPAVAEDLDLSPESRSLPGMLAEARIIDTITALGWRPTPAADHFELAAPGAVARRLTQDAHASDLDATWSRWSSQLTRD from the coding sequence TTGACCGACCGGGAGACCGTCGTCCGCGTCGAGTCCTGCGGCTCCGAGCCGGCGAGGGTGCACCTGCGGACCGGGGTGCTGGCTCCGCGGCTGGTCGCGCGGACCGCGGACGCCGTCGAGGTGGCGCTGGTCGCGACGACCGCCACCCTGCTCGGCGGCGATCATGCGCGCGTGCGCCTCGAGGTCGGCGCAGGGTGCCGCCTCGTCGTACGCGATGTCGCAGCGACCGTTGCGTACGACGGGCGAGGTGGGACAGCGTTGTGGGACAACGTCATCGACGTCGAGAAGGGCGGTGTGCTCGTGTGGCAGGCCGAGCCGTTCGTCGTGAGCGACGGCGCCGACGTACGCCGCTCGACCCGGGCCGAGGTGGCCGAGGGCGGCCGGTTGCTGCTGCGCGACACCGTCGGCATCGGCCGGTCCGGGCAGGCCGGTGGAGCGCTGCGCTGCCGCACCCGCATGACGTACGACGGAACGCCCGCCGTCGCGGAGGATCTCGATCTGTCACCCGAATCGCGTTCGCTGCCAGGGATGCTGGCAGAAGCCCGGATCATCGACACGATCACGGCACTCGGTTGGCGACCCACCCCAGCAGCCGACCACTTCGAACTGGCCGCACCCGGTGCCGTGGCACGCCGCCTCACTCAGGATGCACACGCCTCGGACCTGGACGCGACGTGGTCCCGGTGGAGTTCGCAACTCACCCGAGATTGA
- the ureG gene encoding urease accessory protein UreG, which yields MPDSPGSPHHPTRTLRLGIAGPVGTGKSSLIATLCRTLAGRLQIGVVTNDIYTDEDAQMLRAAGVLDPARIRAVETGACPHTAIRDDITANAIAVEDLEADFAPLDLVLVESGGDNLTATFSPALVDAQIFVLDVAGGGDVVRKGGPGIARADLLVVNKIDLAEHVEVDDELMVEQGRDARDGRPVLGLSRKRPETVAALADWVVAMIAAHRDGTHHPVDPGPMAPHAHIDGTVHSHEHAAHTP from the coding sequence GTGCCTGATTCGCCCGGCTCGCCCCACCACCCCACCCGCACACTGCGCCTCGGCATAGCCGGCCCGGTCGGCACCGGGAAGTCCTCGCTGATCGCGACGCTGTGCCGGACGCTCGCGGGCCGGCTGCAGATCGGCGTGGTCACCAACGACATCTACACCGATGAGGATGCCCAGATGCTCCGTGCCGCAGGGGTGTTGGACCCGGCGCGCATCCGCGCTGTCGAGACCGGTGCGTGCCCGCACACCGCGATCCGGGACGACATCACCGCCAACGCGATCGCCGTCGAGGACCTCGAGGCCGACTTCGCACCCTTGGATCTGGTGCTCGTGGAGTCCGGCGGCGACAACCTCACCGCGACCTTCTCGCCCGCGTTGGTCGACGCGCAGATCTTCGTGCTCGACGTCGCCGGCGGCGGTGACGTGGTCCGCAAGGGCGGGCCGGGCATCGCCCGCGCCGACCTGCTGGTCGTCAACAAGATCGACCTCGCCGAGCATGTCGAGGTCGACGACGAACTCATGGTCGAGCAGGGGCGCGACGCCCGGGACGGCAGGCCTGTGCTCGGGCTCTCCCGCAAGCGTCCGGAGACCGTCGCCGCCCTGGCCGACTGGGTCGTCGCGATGATCGCGGCCCACCGCGACGGCACCCACCACCCGGTCGATCCGGGTCCGATGGCGCCGCACGCCCACATCGACGGCACGGTGCACTCGCACGAGCACGCGGCGCACACTCCTTGA